From a single Plasmodium yoelii strain 17X genome assembly, chromosome: 9 genomic region:
- a CDS encoding histone H2B, putative has translation MVSKKPAKEKKATNGAADGKKKRKKSRYDSYGLYIFKVLKQVHPDTGISRKSMNIMNSFLVDTFEKIATEASRLCKYTKRDTLSSREIQTAIRLVLPGELAKHAVSEGTKAVTKFTSK, from the coding sequence ATGGTATCCAAAAAGCCAgctaaagaaaaaaaagcaaCCAATGGTGCTGCTGatggaaagaaaaaaagaaaaaagtcAAGATATGACAGCTATGGACTTTACATATTTAAAGTTTTGAAACAAGTCCACCCAGACACTGGTATTTCAAGAAAATCCATGAACATCATGAATTCTTTCCTTGTTGATACTTTCGAAAAAATCGCAACTGAAGCATCAAGATTAtgtaaatatacaaaaagagATACATTATCATCCCGTGAAATCCAAACAGCTATAAGATTAGTATTACCAGGAGAATTAGCAAAACACGCCGTATCTGAAGGAACCAAAGCTGTTACAAAATTTACCTCCAAATAA
- a CDS encoding histone H4, putative: MSGRGKGGKGLGKGGAKRHRKILRDNIQGITKPAIRRLARRGGVKRISGLIYEEIRGVLKVFLENVIKDSIMYTEHAKRKTVTAMDIVYSLKRQGRTLYGFGG, translated from the coding sequence ATGTCAGGACGAGGAAAAGGAGGAAAAGGTTTGGGAAAGGGAGGAGCAAAGAGAcatagaaaaatattaagaGATAATATTCAAGGAATAACAAAACCAGCTATAAGACGTTTAGCAAGAAGAGGTGGTGTTAAACGTATCTCTGGTTTGATATATGAAGAAATTAGAGGTGTATTAAAAGTTTTCTTAGAAAATGTAATTAAAGATTCTATTATGTATACAGAACATGCTAAAAGAAAAACAGTCACAGCTATGGATATTgtttattcattaaaaagaCAAGGAAGAACTTTATATGGTTTTGGtggttaa